From the genome of Methylocystis bryophila, one region includes:
- a CDS encoding 4a-hydroxytetrahydrobiopterin dehydratase — protein MTTKDRVYSEAEIAEKLAKELPEWRYEGGWIRRTYKTHTWPGTLLLINTIGMLSEAAWHHPDLVVSYAFVEVKLATHSAKGITDKDFELAKKLEETLLWRGQNAPEAPLAKRVLRGPKEAHE, from the coding sequence ATGACCACGAAGGATCGCGTCTACTCCGAGGCGGAGATTGCCGAGAAGCTCGCCAAGGAGCTGCCCGAATGGCGCTACGAAGGCGGCTGGATCCGCCGCACCTACAAGACGCACACATGGCCCGGCACCCTCCTGCTCATCAATACGATCGGCATGCTCTCGGAGGCGGCCTGGCATCACCCCGATCTCGTCGTCTCCTACGCCTTCGTCGAGGTGAAGCTCGCCACCCACTCCGCCAAGGGGATCACCGACAAGGACTTCGAGCTGGCGAAGAAGCTCGAGGAGACGTTGTTGTGGCGCGGGCAGAACGCGCCCGAGGCGCCGCTCGCCAAGCGCGTGCTGCGGGGGCCGAAAGAGGCGCATGAGTGA
- a CDS encoding GFA family protein gives MLEGGCLCGSIRYRIDAEPTDSGVCHCRTCRKTASAPALPFATVASAAFSFTRGEPAAFRSSSSATRRFCGRCGSPLTYHNDDSPELVDIMTCSLDDPERIAPRFHIWLSHKLRWEEIGLGLLQFPERRSDP, from the coding sequence ATGCTGGAAGGGGGATGTCTCTGCGGATCGATCAGATATCGCATCGACGCAGAGCCGACCGACAGCGGCGTCTGCCATTGTCGGACGTGCCGAAAAACGGCTTCGGCGCCGGCGTTGCCTTTCGCCACCGTGGCGTCGGCCGCATTCTCCTTCACTCGTGGAGAGCCAGCGGCGTTTCGATCCTCGTCGTCAGCCACGCGGCGCTTCTGCGGACGATGCGGATCGCCCTTAACCTACCATAACGACGACAGCCCTGAACTCGTCGATATTATGACTTGCAGCCTGGACGATCCTGAGCGCATCGCTCCGAGATTTCACATTTGGCTCAGCCACAAGCTGCGCTGGGAAGAAATCGGCCTTGGCCTTCTTCAATTTCCCGAGCGGCGCTCCGATCCTTGA
- a CDS encoding AAA family ATPase, giving the protein MFASLVDGLLQNQILTGAFGAMALGWVAYQAKSLPAAIYGLASGLFCVRVTMDSSRAFFLDVDRALSAHRVKINKAFEFQNLELTTGFGRGLARWEGMWVSYNKAKDESAQAAVRIVLTMTFYTSDVERVRRLLMSAIPAEANQNSITIAVERGTGWIGTYKRKRRLDTVFVEGDVGRRIVARLKWFDANAEWYDRRGVPRKIGFILHGPPGTGKTSLIHAIASELNLDVFYVTSLSLMAQKMDTVTARSLLVIEDIDTLSAGLNRTSAQSGKDAALSFPLHEILNTLDGMQTPDGLKFIITTNHLDRLDPALLRPGRIDEIYEIGLLGLDEARRMFRAFYDRDGITAYAPTSGARLQQMFSTLSAEEAEAALAREARKGGVIFLLFA; this is encoded by the coding sequence ATGTTCGCTTCCCTCGTCGACGGCCTGCTGCAAAACCAGATCCTGACCGGCGCCTTTGGCGCGATGGCGCTCGGCTGGGTCGCCTATCAGGCGAAGTCCCTCCCGGCGGCGATCTATGGCCTCGCGAGCGGGCTCTTTTGCGTGCGCGTGACGATGGACAGCAGCCGCGCCTTCTTCCTCGACGTCGATCGGGCGCTCTCGGCGCATCGCGTCAAGATCAACAAGGCCTTCGAGTTCCAGAACCTGGAACTCACCACAGGCTTTGGGCGGGGCCTCGCCCGCTGGGAGGGCATGTGGGTCAGCTACAACAAGGCGAAGGACGAATCGGCGCAGGCCGCCGTCCGCATCGTGCTGACCATGACCTTCTACACATCCGACGTCGAGCGGGTCAGGAGACTCCTGATGTCGGCCATCCCCGCGGAGGCGAACCAGAACTCGATCACCATCGCCGTCGAGCGGGGGACCGGCTGGATCGGGACCTATAAGCGCAAGAGACGCCTCGACACGGTCTTCGTCGAGGGAGATGTGGGCCGCAGGATCGTCGCGCGCCTCAAATGGTTCGACGCGAATGCGGAGTGGTACGATCGGCGCGGCGTGCCGCGAAAGATCGGCTTCATCCTGCACGGCCCGCCCGGCACGGGAAAGACCTCGCTCATCCATGCGATCGCGTCCGAGCTCAATCTCGACGTCTTCTACGTCACCTCGCTCTCGCTGATGGCGCAGAAGATGGACACGGTCACCGCGCGATCGCTCCTCGTTATCGAGGATATCGACACGCTGTCGGCGGGCCTCAACCGAACGAGCGCGCAGAGCGGCAAGGACGCTGCTCTTTCCTTCCCACTGCATGAGATCCTCAACACGCTGGACGGCATGCAAACGCCGGATGGTCTCAAGTTCATCATCACGACGAACCATCTCGATCGGCTGGACCCCGCGCTGCTGCGCCCGGGCCGCATCGACGAGATTTACGAGATCGGCCTGCTCGGCCTCGATGAGGCGAGGCGCATGTTCCGCGCCTTCTACGACCGAGACGGGATCACCGCCTATGCGCCGACGTCCGGCGCGCGACTCCAGCAGATGTTCTCGACGCTCAGCGCCGAGGAGGCGGAAGCCGCGCTGGCGCGGGAGGCGAGAAAGGGCGGCGTGATATTTTTGCTCTTCGCTTGA
- a CDS encoding BolA family protein: MSDGAVKQLIEERLGQGLEPTRLLVTDDSGRHAGHAGHRPGAETHFRVEIVSSAFSGKSRLERHRLVNDLLKDAFAAGMHALELKAKAPDEAH, from the coding sequence ATGAGCGACGGAGCCGTCAAGCAGTTGATCGAGGAGCGGCTCGGCCAGGGACTCGAGCCGACGAGATTGCTCGTTACCGATGATTCGGGTCGCCATGCGGGGCACGCCGGCCACCGCCCGGGCGCCGAGACGCATTTTCGTGTCGAGATCGTCTCCTCGGCCTTCTCGGGGAAAAGCCGCCTCGAGCGCCACCGGCTCGTCAACGACCTCCTGAAGGACGCCTTCGCGGCGGGCATGCATGCGCTAGAGCTCAAGGCCAAGGCGCCGGACGAAGCGCATTAA
- a CDS encoding J domain-containing protein, translating into MDLNSPLFDRIRTRRGPERPARPTGMRCDSPGCEAPGEFRAPMGRLREGQYFCFCLAHVREYNNSYNYFNGMSDEAVARYLKDAAVGHRPTWSMGVKRGAAGFRHDGPRASDHADPLGSYRPRYHGSRTTEGRGPRYSPVTMRALDALGLDDAANGEAIKARYKELVKRHHPDANGGDRSREEKLREIIHAYRTLRAAHLV; encoded by the coding sequence ATGGATCTGAATTCACCCCTCTTCGACCGTATCCGCACCCGCCGCGGTCCCGAGCGGCCCGCCCGACCGACCGGAATGCGCTGCGATTCTCCGGGCTGCGAGGCGCCCGGGGAGTTTCGCGCGCCGATGGGGCGGCTGCGCGAAGGACAATATTTCTGCTTCTGCCTCGCTCATGTCCGGGAATACAATAATTCCTACAATTACTTCAATGGGATGAGCGACGAGGCGGTCGCCCGCTACCTCAAGGACGCCGCGGTCGGCCATCGCCCGACCTGGTCGATGGGCGTCAAGCGGGGGGCGGCGGGCTTTCGCCATGATGGCCCGCGCGCCTCGGATCACGCCGACCCGCTGGGGTCCTACCGGCCGCGCTACCACGGAAGCCGGACCACGGAAGGGCGTGGGCCGCGCTATTCGCCGGTGACGATGCGGGCGCTCGACGCGCTCGGCCTCGACGACGCCGCGAACGGGGAGGCGATCAAGGCCCGCTACAAGGAGCTGGTCAAGCGCCATCATCCCGACGCCAACGGTGGAGACCGCTCTCGCGAGGAAAAATTGCGGGAAATCATCCACGCCTATAGAACCCTGCGAGCCGCTCACCTCGTCTGA